CTGGCCAATTTTTGTTCTTCATTTCAATTGTGTTAAAGTAGGAACTGATGGTGTCTCATGGGTACCACCAACATCCCCGAATCATAAGCCAACATCATTGgttgaaacaaatttaaatccaaCAAAGCCTGGATTTTTAGTACCGGAAGTTTATGATGAAGTTAATTTTGAGCCGGCTGATCAAATAGTTgcctcaaatttttcaaacgtcACACCTGAAGACGAACAACAAATTGGTAgtcttaaattataatttatttgtttttttatttatttatttatttatttatttatatatttactatctTATGTATGGTGGAAATCAttagttttatgaataaaaattaattaaaaattgaactggAAAGTGTTAACTAAATACACAAGGTGAGCAAATAATGAGTtgtatgatatatataatcgTAAACCTAAATTTCTCCTTTAGTAAAATGAGGCCATCATCTTTTCAAGAACAGTCGTGTGTTGTACGTCGTTGAAATCACTTGATTcacttattaatatttttattaaattaatatttatagttttttaaaataatttttaccatgaCTCGATACTTTAACACTTTATTGAcaacagtaattattaatttattgtttttaaaaaatataagtaacacaattataataaataagtcaCATGATGAATGGAAAAATGTAACAGACACTTATTTAAGACAATCAAgtacgaataatttaaatagtacgGCAATAGTGTCAACGACTATTGCTACGACGacagaaaataatgaaagagCATGTAAATGTGGCGGCGGTTTATGTTCTTGTTGCTCAAAATTATTGTACGACAGATGGAAACAAAAAGCGTGTGTTGAAGTAACTTATGATCCAGACGAGTTCAGTTTTACGgctaaaataatgtttaacgACCGCGTATTGTATACAAGAAGCGTATCCGGTAAAAATCCGCGGCCTATTTGTGTTCCTTTTCCTCGTATTCCGCTGGTGAGGGCTTGCGTTagattttacaatatttattttcaaggaCGTAATGTACATATGTGCGTTAGTATGGAGGGAAAGTTCGATGACACGACTCTGGTTAAGGTAAagctgactattttttttattaattaatattcgctaaattttttacatatttatgttACCTTCAGTTTAAATAGTAGGACAAGTTGGGccacttgaaatttaaaattttaaaccagttctcaaaatttgactattaataatttaattaaaatttttttatcaattaatttaataattgttttcataaatgattttaattctaagtagaaaattaatttattcactaGAGTTCATTTTTCCccacattaaaaattttttttcattaactaattttaatattaatagttatttCGAAActgagaaatataaaataataaaaaaggaaataatatttttttaggctGGATTAGATTGTATAAGACTTGGAGCTAATGGTGTAGCTATTGTCCGACCAGAAGATGGTACAGGATTAGGACAATTAGAATTTTTACCTGATTCACCAGAAGATAATGCGCAAGATTATAATAACGACAATGAAAGTGATGaagatgatgacgatgatgacgACAGCgatgaatattattaattaacaattatttatttcaattgtaCTAGTTATtgttaactttaaataaaatcctatgcctcttacttattttaaaatgttacaCAAAACCATTTTCACAAATCCACGACGAAATGATTTCTCTCgtcactaaaaatttaaatagtttttcaGTAAAGTTCCATAGCTCgtcaacaacaacagcaatatgcattaaacaataatcaaatttataattttgaattttgtaaaatatcatttttaatatatatttaaatatgtataacaTTCAACACATTTCATTCAGTTAcgtttgataaattattaaataattttcgcGCTTATATAGCTGACAGCtgatttgttaataattgattaaaaaattattattattattactattattcatatattgaTTGACGTTTTAACATATAGCCTGATGAACTTTGTCGGATGATTTGTGACATCACGAATCGTACACACGCtcataaaatatcattgtttttttttttttttatcattaatatataaatataaatatgtttgtatataaataatgtgtGTAATAACCGTAACGACTTTCACTACCtgtttttccaaataaaacaattattttcctGGAATTCAAGGTGTCACatagttattattactacttcCTATTGACGAGTAACGAtccggtaaaaataaaaaatttactttttaaattattagttttgaTGAAGCGACTTTGCTAacgtgacatttttttttaaacggaaaattttttaaataataaataattatgtttataaataaattattattactagtattgttaattaataattttataataattaatggagataccaattttggaattaataaaaataaaaatctaacatTCCGTCGagcaaatattttcaatgaaagATCTTGCACGTGTATGACAGAAGTATCATGCAGTTGTTGTGAAATAGCTTTTATGCTTTTTCATATGATTAATCGTAGATGtaagtcattaattattaatcattataatattattgcgAGAATATGGAAAATTTTGTGACAGCTATATCTTTATGATAaaaccaaataaatttgatattcatTGAAagatcaatttaatttttcacattttcatggttttgaaattttccatacgataaatttaatagaaaattttctcaataatttttaatatattaaaatttcgcgCTAAataatgtgttttttttttataaatatattttcaaattactaatattaaattaaatatattttaaaattacttcgTAAAGCataaaaattctattagattttaaaaaattggcagtaaataattaaatgacagtaatcaaaaaaatttagcgcgcgtttattttttcaaataattcataattatataaatacgtATGAGAATAGAcagaagaaaaaaagatttattttatttcaaaaaacttttacttgccctaagaaattttttgcactataaataaaaggcaaaaatttttttgcagcaaaaaaaaattttttgaaataaaagaaattttttctagttctgaattttttttttttttattttataatgcaaaatattttttttgccaagaaattcttttttttcttcgtgtaaaagtaaaaagaataTCAATGTGTTAATTGGTAAAGATTCGATaacatgaaattaaataaatttagtcgTAATACTTTGACTATCACGTAGTGAATGCAAATTgttaatactaattaatacaataattaaaaatttttaaatttcaattttcagtTTGCGCTAATTTTATGTATCAAAGAAATGGATTGAATGTTGATATTTCAATTGATGAAAGTATTATCAACTCGATGACAATtacaagtaattattactaataaattaattaattttataaataattatatttatttattgataagggtataattaattttttaatttaaataaaaatgattattttgtacTTTTTAAGTATTGCAATCAAGTAATTaccaatattttaattttaatagatcaataatatttacaaatttgaattttttttttttatagctaacgacctttgaaatttaaatgacgactTCAATTGATGTCGtcatttaaattgtaataacaataataataattatctcaaaaacttttaaattaaaatatctattatGAAATgtttatcatataaataataatagcttTATCGATATAAATACTTTAATGCTATATATTGCGTATGAAAAATATcgattgtaaatatttaaataatttactattctaaattggaaataataatgaatttgtttcttgataaacaaaaaaaaaattctatggcTATTTGGGTttagtttaagaaaatttaaaaaattttaatgccaTCGAAATGGATAATTTAAGACATACATCATTCGTTTGACTTTATTTTGCAATTTGTTTTTAGATTACATGCCATTCAAAATGTGTTCAATGGTTCCCGGAAGtatatattctaaaatttgtttaaatatattagaactaaatatttttccgcGATCAATAACTATCTGTCCAAGACTTGAATTCATGTCCAAAAATCAACGatggataataaattatacttgCATAAGTATATCAACTATTTTACCTGATCAAAATATGCCATTGATTACAATGAATACTCCAATGATGGGAATGAAGCCTTCAAAGCGTCCACAAAGTCTACAAACTCAAATCCCGTCACCATCAAATCAGATGCAATCTTCATTAAATGTTAAGCCTCCGAGTCCGATGACTTCTAAACCATCGCAATCACCAACGCCTGAACAAATGATAACCACTAAATCAAAACCAACTAGTCCTATGACAATGACGACAATTAAACCTAAACCAATGTCTACTACAAGTACAGCCAAACCAACTTCTACTGGACAAACGGAAGCTAAACCTTCTTCTTCAACTGGGCAACCTCCTAATGGACAAATGAATTCTGCGAAACCTACTAATGGTCCAATTAGTGCTACAAAACCTGGAACAACTTCGAATAATAATACGGATATCACAAAACCTTCTGAACCAACTACGACTCATCAAACTAGTCTAATGAAGGCTCCTAAATCAACTTCAAGTACTAAAATATACTCTACAAAATCTcctaagtaaataaaaatttaaaacttcaagactttaatattaaactcaataataaagtttaaattttctttatcattgCAATCAAtagaatttatcaataattatattaaatttttaataactaataaatacactcccaattatttaattaaaaattttattaacttttaattatatataataataatatatttaataagtgtaaggtaaaagacctagtacccgatcaggaAACTAGTACTCGATTactccatgtatttgtatatctgtatttagtaaaatataagtgtgagtgtagcagacatcagacaaatttaaaattataaataaatagggtaaataattaaaaaaatatttgtaaaaaatgaacttattaatttcaaaattttttaaatgcccattttttaaaattttatttttttaattatttaaaattttaaatttgtctgatgtctgctacattacactcataaaattaattaaatacagatatacaaatacatgagcgATCGGGTATTAGTTTCCTGATCGGGTAATGGGTCTCTTCTTACTCTATTTCGAagagtttataataaaaaattactttttacgCTGTAACTTCCATTTGTAAACTGGTGCTGATGTTTTCGAACCTTGTTTAATAACTTTAGGTTTATCCAAAGTTCTATCTTTTAACGCACGACGCATTTCTAATTTCTGTTGAACAATTGTTAATCCAGTTTCACGTTCAATTCGCTTACGTAATTCCGTATAAGCCATGTGTTTTTGCTGCTCAACTTTTGCAATTGTCGCTTCATCTAATTCAGGTAATTTAACTTTCTTCAGAGCACTTAACTTAGGACGATTTGTCTTTCGAGATAAAAGCGCGGGATGAGTTTCAAGACGTTTAGCtacgtcaaaatttttagcttcCTCGTCATCATCaacgaaaaatatatgattgttTGGTGTTTGGTTTGCTACGTCAATCATGTGCAATTGACTCTGGAGTTTTTCAATTTGACGTGCCTCTAAATGTCTTTTGTGAGAGATATACTTCAAATCCTGCGTCTCCATTAATCTTATCTGGTCAATTGTGTgctcttcttttttttctttctctctgtGAACTCCTTTATCCATTTTCGAATTAatcatatgaaaataaaactcgTCTGGATTTTTATTCAACGCCCGCTTTTTCAGAAGCTTCAAAGTCGCCTGTTTTTCATTGTAGTCTTGTGCACGTAATTTATAATCCTTTTTCTTCTCTAAAAGACCCAAGTGTTGACGTGACTCCGGTTGATGACGTTCACGGTGAGTCTTCTGACCAGCTTTTGCTGCTTTTTTCCAcgatgacattttttatttgttatctggtttaaagaatattaatttcattaaattatatttatgactAAGTCTTAAATATcagcaaataattataaatataaatttaatggcaGTAACAGCAGCAGACACCCGACAATTATAAATGTACGAATTGAAtattatatgtaaaatatatcaaagaaTCTATGCAAAAAACTTTTCGAAATCTCTACATACaaattttgatgatactgaatgattttttaaattttctacgtgtgcaatttttttttttttttttttttttttttttttttttttttaatgaacttggcgaaaagaaaaatcttaaaattgcTGAATGTtaatttcaggatcataaattttcaaataattatttttaataataaataatttttttatcaaagcgataaaattatctaatgCTGGCTGCTTctttatcatataaatttataactttttaattacattcaaataaaatctatttttaaaaagaatatttatGCTAATactcactttttaaaatgaatttattaataatttatttaaataaatcttcttaaactttattattacaatttaatcaATTGTATTAAACTTATTTACACATGAAGTAGCAACATGTGCTcaaactcaataaaaattaaggttATGTCACTTGTTTCCGCatgaattttgattaaaaaaaaaaaaaaaaccaccgGATTTGTCAACTATCGTTAATAACAATATCAACAATATTATGttatcgtttatttttaaatattattttgacaaGTAAACAAgcaaacaattatttacttttgacAATAgcctaactttttttaaatagatagTAAACAAATGAACTAAATTTCAGTCGGTAAACATAATGAAATCGAAACcgaaattatcaacaataataataatactaatcgcAGATTTTACTTACAGATAGatcgaaaaaattgaagctgttattgaaaagtaattagacgaaaaaattttaagatttttaagtCGATTAAACACTTTTAATTGAAGACCACTgacagttttttttgtttttataagcaaactaaaaattctataaaatatcatttaaattatgtagGCAAATATTATATAGTCTtctctattaatttaaataaaaatttttttaatattaattagatttatttatttaaaaaaaaaaaattatcgcaCCTTGTTTTCTCCCTATCAAGTCACGGGGTTTATtccttaatttattaaaacccaCTGgactaattgattaatttataactttcactaatattttgataattaactaTGAatgattaattgtttataCACTCGCggtttaattgaaattttgaacgaTTAAATTATCAgccattttgaaaaaacaaaattccaCAAACATACTCCCGCTTTTATCAGGGTGTGCATTCCGAAATGCACAGCGAGCAGCTGTGgcgtatatttaaatatttgaaaaataatatattagaaATTGGATGATACTCAAAATTGtacttcaaaataaaatggtggCAGAATAtgacagaaaaatatttaaaaaacttaaaaaaaaaacacttaagtgtttgaacaaaccttggtggggaaataatatgcagaagggtttcctaatacacttggagatttgatttaaattgctccaagtgtatttcagctaaaaaaacatcacttaactgctatttcccaccagacgatgcctgTTGATTTTGGTCGGGAACTTGGAagttatcagcatcagcaactCGCAGCACTACACTAGCATTAAACACTCAATACTTAACGACACTGTAGACACTTcacacaattaaaattttacaaatactgcactttttaattaaacaatcactatgagcaataaaatttatggatAATCACGCTAATTAACTGCAGTACTTTACTtcaatttaaacgtaaagaaAAACCTGGATTACAACTGAAGTtgtcgatgatactgactgccgctattGGACCGCTAGTTGATACACAGCAATCGATTTTGCAACCGTTCGACCGCCCCCACTatagcaaaaatttgaacgttGAGTACAGAAACGCCTAGTAGCGCCAACTTGGcatgtaatttcaaaattggaaTTTGACCGTTACTACGCTGCACTTGTACGATCTACTGTTGAGCTGCCGCGCTAAGCTACACTACAGCTGCTTGCAGCGCATTTCAGAATGTACCCATCATATagtcttttaaaaaaaccaaaaaattatcgtatCTTCAATTCACTATCACGTcactgaatttattatttaatttattgaaaaccACTGCACTGGTTATTTAATCTATGATTTtcactaatattttaataatcagccatgaaaaattaattatttataaactcacagtttaattgaaattttaaatgattaaattgtCAGccattttgacaaaaaaaaaatccacataCACACTcccgttttttttattcacttgattgtcaattatttaacacaattaaacttattttaatttttgcatacactcactaattatttaaacgatAGAAACcacgataataaatataataattaatttaaacagcCATgactcgaaaatttatttgcgtTCACGAACTAActgataaaaacttttttcacttattttatttaaaaaatcattcatttaTATGATATCACTCACACTAAATCCATTTAACTCACGATTATAcgtatattttcaataattaatgtacgatcaatatattaaaatattaaaaaatattagcaCGTCATTATTGCAAGTTAACgttctgtaaataaaaaatgactgaGCGTCAAGTTGCTGCCTCGAAAATCTCAACGGCTTGGACCCCCCACTTTATTTTAGGCCTTGTGATCTAATTGGTTGAAAAAAGAGTTTGTGTTTAGACCATTTTTGtatcatttaaaaacatataatatgtaatttaattaatttatttggttgaaaaaaaaataagtcattAACGTATGGTTTAATAAAGTTCACGGATAAGTTATATTGGAATAATacgtaaaatataatagaatacgaaataaaaataaattattgatttttaaattctcagaAAATAGTCATGACTTGATTCGCAGAAATTAATACTGAAcgtgtttttaaaaaaggtAGTACCACTACACGAAGCCGTAAgacaaagataatttttttcttttatttatttttttttttttaagtacacgGTCAGTCTTAATTTCTGAGAAACACATCTCGACTACTTTCtgcgaatttaaaaatcaataattttacaaagCCTGAAATAAAGTGGGGGGTTCAAGCCGTTGAGATTTTTGAGGCAGCAACTTGACGCTCAGTCTTCTTTTACTTTCGGAACGTTAACTTACAAAAATCACctactaatatttttcaatattttaatatattaatcgtacaataattattgaaaatatacgTATACTCATTAGTTGAATTAATTTGGTGTAAGtgatatcatttaaataaattattttcaaaataaaataatcgaaaaaagtttttatcagGTCATTCGTgaatgcaaataaattttcgaatcgtggctgtttaaattaattattacatttattatcgTGGTTagtattgtttaaataattagtgagtgtataaaaaaattaaaataagtttaattgtgttaaataattaacaatcaagtgaataaaaaaaacgggAGTGTGtatgtggattttttttttgtcaaaatggCTGacaatttaatcatttaaaatttcaattaaactgtgagtttataaataattaatttttcatggctgattattaaaatattagtgaAAATCATAGATTAAATAACCAGTGCAGTggttttcaataaattaaataataaattcagtgACGTGATAGTGAATTGAAGatacgataattttttggttttt
The sequence above is drawn from the Microplitis demolitor isolate Queensland-Clemson2020A chromosome 3, iyMicDemo2.1a, whole genome shotgun sequence genome and encodes:
- the LOC103580688 gene encoding uncharacterized protein LOC103580688, which codes for MTRYFNTLLTTVIINLLFLKNISNTIIINKSHDEWKNVTDTYLRQSSTNNLNSTAIVSTTIATTTENNERACKCGGGLCSCCSKLLYDRWKQKACVEVTYDPDEFSFTAKIMFNDRVLYTRSVSGKNPRPICVPFPRIPLVRACVRFYNIYFQGRNVHMCVSMEGKFDDTTLVKAGLDCIRLGANGVAIVRPEDGTGLGQLEFLPDSPEDNAQDYNNDNESDEDDDDDDDSDEYY
- the LOC103569009 gene encoding adipocyte plasma membrane-associated protein Hemomucin-like translates to MNTPMMGMKPSKRPQSLQTQIPSPSNQMQSSLNVKPPSPMTSKPSQSPTPEQMITTKSKPTSPMTMTTIKPKPMSTTSTAKPTSTGQTEAKPSSSTGQPPNGQMNSAKPTNGPISATKPGTTSNNNTDITKPSEPTTTHQTSLMKAPKSTSSTKIYSTKSPK
- the LOC103580690 gene encoding probable U3 small nucleolar RNA-associated protein 11; its protein translation is MSSWKKAAKAGQKTHRERHQPESRQHLGLLEKKKDYKLRAQDYNEKQATLKLLKKRALNKNPDEFYFHMINSKMDKGVHREKEKKEEHTIDQIRLMETQDLKYISHKRHLEARQIEKLQSQLHMIDVANQTPNNHIFFVDDDEEAKNFDVAKRLETHPALLSRKTNRPKLSALKKVKLPELDEATIAKVEQQKHMAYTELRKRIERETGLTIVQQKLEMRRALKDRTLDKPKVIKQGSKTSAPVYKWKLQRKK